A genomic segment from Halodesulfovibrio sp. MK-HDV encodes:
- a CDS encoding DVU_1557 family redox protein: MKTLQVLHDDYSHWKCTQCNEQLVFKAVDLVYLESKFSVELPVCPACGYVLIPESLALEKMAEVESLLEDK; this comes from the coding sequence ATGAAAACGTTACAAGTTTTACACGACGATTATTCACATTGGAAATGCACCCAGTGTAACGAGCAGCTTGTCTTCAAAGCTGTAGACCTGGTGTATCTTGAAAGTAAATTTTCGGTTGAATTACCAGTATGTCCAGCATGTGGATACGTACTTATACCTGAATCTCTTGCCTTAGAAAAAATGGCAGAAGTGGAAAGTTTACTGGAAGACAAATGA
- the trsM gene encoding DVU_1556 family methyltransferase, whose amino-acid sequence MSTPLWQHPLMATLEDGALRPGGLALTRKAYDGLKLSPSTRILDAGCGTGVTGEFLQQEYGVHVTGLDLSAQNTLQTQERHIPVVQGTVEQLPFPNAAFHIVNCDCVLSLSSSLETSILEFSRVLCAGGTLVLSDLYRRGKNVGLSAPTTYCDLPQEVARAERSSSSCVVEGCSSSPIELKQLFAVLMKAGFTHTCSTDCTKELKELTAKLIFSGIASCCQGNTNTAQSRTASYDKSIGYIQIKAVKKE is encoded by the coding sequence ATGAGTACTCCGCTTTGGCAGCATCCTCTTATGGCAACATTGGAGGATGGCGCACTTCGCCCCGGTGGTCTCGCGCTTACCCGCAAGGCCTACGATGGATTGAAGCTTTCGCCTTCCACTCGTATTCTGGATGCAGGATGCGGCACTGGAGTCACAGGCGAATTTCTCCAACAAGAATATGGAGTCCACGTCACCGGACTTGATCTTTCCGCTCAGAATACGCTGCAAACTCAGGAAAGACACATTCCTGTGGTGCAGGGAACAGTTGAACAGCTTCCTTTTCCCAACGCTGCATTTCACATTGTTAACTGTGATTGCGTACTCTCCCTCAGCAGCTCTTTGGAAACATCAATCCTAGAATTTTCACGTGTACTCTGTGCAGGCGGCACACTTGTTTTGTCCGATCTTTACAGACGCGGAAAAAACGTCGGGCTTTCTGCTCCAACAACCTATTGTGACTTACCGCAAGAGGTCGCCCGCGCTGAACGCTCCAGTTCTTCATGTGTAGTTGAAGGATGTAGCAGTTCACCGATAGAGCTTAAACAACTTTTTGCCGTGCTTATGAAGGCAGGGTTTACACACACATGCAGCACAGACTGCACAAAAGAGCTTAAAGAGCTCACAGCAAAGCTTATTTTTTCGGGCATTGCATCCTGCTGCCAAGGCAACACAAACACTGCCCAAAGCCGCACTGCATCATACGATAAAAGTATTGGGTACATACAAATCAAAGCCGTCAAAAAGGAATAA
- a CDS encoding DVU_1555 family C-GCAxxG-C-C protein, translating to MLSDIQLQLLQWSSKGYCCSQILVGMALEFSGIENPPLLRAAEGLCSGMSGCNGTCGLLTGGSLLLGLYAGHDAETEEKNEHLPLLLESFIDWFTQKTTEQYGGISCGQILGETCDSPLPDTSKCGSLLAETFSYIESLLAEYDYDISALKE from the coding sequence ATGCTTTCCGACATCCAACTGCAATTGCTTCAATGGTCTAGCAAGGGATACTGTTGCAGCCAAATTCTCGTCGGTATGGCGCTCGAATTTTCAGGCATTGAAAATCCACCACTCCTAAGAGCAGCGGAAGGATTATGCAGCGGTATGTCCGGTTGTAACGGAACATGTGGTCTGCTTACAGGCGGATCATTGCTTCTAGGTTTATACGCGGGGCACGACGCTGAAACTGAAGAAAAGAACGAACATCTTCCTCTTCTGCTCGAGTCATTCATAGACTGGTTTACACAAAAAACAACAGAGCAGTATGGCGGCATTTCCTGTGGTCAAATTCTTGGAGAAACCTGCGACTCCCCCCTGCCGGACACCTCAAAATGTGGTTCCCTGCTTGCGGAAACATTCTCCTATATTGAATCTCTACTTGCCGAATACGACTACGATATTTCTGCATTAAAAGAGTAG